A genomic window from Streptomyces sp. WMMC940 includes:
- a CDS encoding wax ester/triacylglycerol synthase family O-acyltransferase → MSTELLAPLDLAFWHLESADHPMHLGALAHFNPPASGDAGTTTAGSEEILALLAARTSAIPRLRMRVTDVLLPVGGAAWTADKDFDVRSHLRQVRLPAGDFAASAATLAGELMERPLERGLPPWEMYLLTGGPGDPFAVLVKLHHALADGMRAVAIGAGIFDEIAGPLAARARRHGRRTGRSPAAVPPRSWLPGPWQVAGMARGRIEELGRAFGVGASLVGASLARAGRLDPRGAAALAASSSGTRRLATSVLELDEVHEVRRVAGGTANDVLLAIVAGALRRWMTERGDALPPTDPSALVPVSRRRPGGPPGSGNKLSAYLLDLPVTEPDPWARLYAVRDGMDRNKAAGPLRGAGAVAVLADQLPPLAHRFGAPIAGNAARMLFDLLATSVPLPRSALSLGGCPLRAIYPMAPLARGQSLAVAMSTYGGRVHFGLVADGRALPDVDRLARAIEEEMAALLELVR, encoded by the coding sequence CCGCCCGCGTCCGGGGACGCCGGCACGACCACGGCGGGCAGCGAGGAGATCCTGGCGCTGCTCGCCGCCCGCACCTCCGCGATCCCCCGCCTGCGCATGCGCGTCACCGACGTGCTGCTGCCCGTGGGCGGCGCCGCCTGGACGGCCGACAAGGACTTCGACGTACGGAGTCATCTGCGTCAGGTCCGGCTGCCGGCGGGTGACTTCGCGGCGTCCGCGGCCACGCTCGCCGGGGAGCTGATGGAGCGTCCGCTCGAACGGGGGTTGCCGCCCTGGGAGATGTACCTGCTCACCGGAGGCCCCGGGGATCCGTTCGCCGTCCTGGTCAAACTGCACCACGCCCTCGCCGACGGCATGCGGGCCGTCGCCATCGGGGCGGGCATCTTCGACGAGATCGCCGGGCCGCTCGCCGCGCGCGCCCGCAGGCACGGCCGCAGGACCGGCCGGAGCCCGGCCGCCGTACCGCCTCGATCCTGGCTCCCCGGTCCCTGGCAGGTCGCCGGGATGGCGCGCGGACGCATCGAGGAGCTGGGCCGGGCCTTCGGAGTCGGGGCCTCCCTCGTGGGCGCCTCGCTCGCCCGGGCCGGCCGGCTCGACCCTCGCGGTGCCGCTGCGCTCGCCGCCAGCTCCAGCGGCACCCGGAGGCTCGCCACCTCCGTACTCGAGCTCGACGAGGTCCACGAGGTCCGCAGGGTCGCCGGCGGCACCGCGAACGACGTGCTCCTCGCCATCGTGGCGGGGGCACTGCGGCGCTGGATGACCGAGCGGGGCGACGCCCTGCCGCCCACCGACCCCAGCGCCCTCGTCCCGGTGTCCAGGCGCCGGCCCGGCGGCCCCCCGGGTTCCGGAAACAAGTTGTCCGCGTACCTGCTCGACCTCCCCGTCACCGAGCCCGACCCCTGGGCCCGGCTCTACGCGGTCCGCGACGGCATGGACCGGAACAAGGCGGCGGGGCCGCTGCGCGGCGCCGGAGCCGTCGCCGTGCTCGCCGACCAACTCCCGCCGCTCGCTCACCGGTTCGGAGCGCCGATCGCCGGCAACGCCGCCCGGATGCTGTTCGACCTCCTTGCGACCAGCGTGCCGCTGCCCCGCTCCGCGCTGTCGCTCGGCGGCTGCCCGCTGCGTGCGATCTACCCGATGGCCCCGCTCGCCCGCGGCCAGTCCCTCGCCGTGGCGATGTCCACGTACGGCGGCCGGGTGCACTTCGGCCTGGTCGCCGACGGGAGGGCCCTGCCCGACGTGGACCGCCTGGCCCGCGCGATCGAGGAGGAGATGGCCGCGCTGCTGGAGCTGGTCCGCTAG